The sequence ACCTTTTCAATTGTCACTGATAATGGTCAACTTTGTTAATTGTATGATAATATCAACATTTGCCAATTGCAAAGGTAATATAAAAATAATATCGGACTTTATCTTTTAATTGCTCACGAAAGGGAACACAGCAGATATCAGTGCGCGGCCCCTTGCAGCCCTTAACCCCAAGAGGACAATATGTCAGATCAACTTAGTCAGCTTAAAACCTTTACCACTGTGGTGGCCGATACCGGCGATTTCGAAGCCATTCGCCAGTATCAGCCTGAAGACGCCACCACTAACCCTTCCTTGATACTTAAAGCCGTGCAGCAGGACAAATATCGCCCCCTGCTGAGCGAGGCACTGGAATGGGCCAACGCCCAGCCCGGTGATGGCAACAAGACCGAACTGGCCGCCGATAAGCTGGCGGTGATGCTTGGCGCCAGGCTGCTTCAACAGGTTCCGGGATATGTGTCGACGGAAGTGAATGCCCATCTGTCTTTCGATACCATGGGCACCATTGAAAAGGCCCATCAGTTGCTTGACCTTTATCGCCAGCAGGGTGTGGACACCGATCGCATTCTGATTAAAATTGCCGCTACCTGGGAAGGCATACAGGCCGCCAGAGTACTGGAACAACAAGGGGTGAAGTGCAACCTGACGCTGGTGTTCAGTTTTACTCAGGCCCGCGCCTGTGCCGAAGCCGGAGCCTATCTGATCTCACCTTTTGTGGGCAGGATCCTCGACTGGTACAAGGCCAGTCATCCGGATCAGGACTTCAGTGAAATGCAGGATCCTGGCGTGCAGTCGGTTACCCGTATCTACGAGTATTTCAAACAGCACGGCTACAACACTGTGGTGATGGGTGCCAGTTTTCGTAATATCGGTGAAATTCAGTGTCTGGCCGGTTGTGATCGCCTGACCATCAGCCCGGCTTTACTGGAAGAGCTCGCCAATACTCAGGGTGAACTGCCCCGCCGCCTGCTGCCGGGTGAAACAGCCAAAGGCGAACAGCCTGCACAATTAAACGAAGCGGATTTTCGCTGGCAAATGAATGAAGACCCCATGGCCACGGAAAAGCTGGCAGAAGGGATCCGCCAGTTCGCCGCCGATCAGGTCAGACTGGAACAATTACTGCGACAATAAGAAAGAAAGTGGGGTCAGAGTAAACTTTTCAACCAGAGCCCGCGAACTTTGAACTGCTCCAGATTAGAAAAGTTTACTCTGACCCCACTTTTTATTGTCTAAGCCTGGTCTATCAGTTTTCTGGCTCTTGTGACCACGGCTTCGGTGGTAAAGCCGAAATGCCGCAACAGATCTGCGCCGGGTGCCGACTCACCAAAGGTCTGCATACCGATAATATCGCCAGTATTGCCAACGTATTTATACCAGTAGTCACAGTGCGCCGCTTCAATGGCGAGTTTAGGGCAGTGGGGTGGTAGCACCTGTGTCTTGTACTCTTCAGACTGGGCATCGAACCTGTCGGTACAGGGCATGGACACCAGTTGCACTGCAATTCCCTGCTCAGTTAACTGCTCGGCGGCCTGTTTGGCCAGCTCCACTTCCGAACCGGTAGCAATTAACACCAACTGAGGTTCAGCGGTAGCAGCGCGCAGAATATAGCCGCCTTTTTCGATCTGGGCCAGTTGCTCGGCACTTCTGGACATCGCTTTAAGGGTCTGACGGCTGAATACCAGTGCCGTTGGCCCGTTCTGGCGCTGTAAGGCACAGCTCCAGGCCACCGCCGTTTCCGCACCATCGCAGGGGCGCCAGACAGACAGATTCGGGGTCATTCGCAGGTTGGCCAGCTGCTCGACGGGCTGATGCGTCGGGCCGTCTTCACCCTGACCAATTGAGTCATGGGTATACACAAAGATATTACGGATACCCATCAGCGCCGACATACGCACGGCGTTGCGGGCGTATTCCATAAACATCAGGAAAGTGGCGCCAAAGGGAATAAATCCGCCGTGCAGCGCAATGCCGTTCATGATCGCCGACATACCGAATTCACGTACGCCGTAATACAGGTAATTGCCATCATCCTGATCCTGTAGCCCCTTCGCACCCTGCCAGAGGGTCAGGTTTGAGCCGGCCAGATCGGCAG comes from Lacimicrobium alkaliphilum and encodes:
- the tal gene encoding transaldolase translates to MSDQLSQLKTFTTVVADTGDFEAIRQYQPEDATTNPSLILKAVQQDKYRPLLSEALEWANAQPGDGNKTELAADKLAVMLGARLLQQVPGYVSTEVNAHLSFDTMGTIEKAHQLLDLYRQQGVDTDRILIKIAATWEGIQAARVLEQQGVKCNLTLVFSFTQARACAEAGAYLISPFVGRILDWYKASHPDQDFSEMQDPGVQSVTRIYEYFKQHGYNTVVMGASFRNIGEIQCLAGCDRLTISPALLEELANTQGELPRRLLPGETAKGEQPAQLNEADFRWQMNEDPMATEKLAEGIRQFAADQVRLEQLLRQ